In the genome of Diabrotica undecimpunctata isolate CICGRU chromosome 2, icDiaUnde3, whole genome shotgun sequence, the window TGGGCTCTAAatcaacaatacaataaaataaagtggTAGTGACTGTACTCATTAATTGCCAAAAATCAAGTAGGCTGTGAAGACATGTCAAAATCCTTAGCAACCAGACAGTAAGTTCGTAGTTACCATTGGATATGTTAATATTAAATTGATTGAAGTTAAGATAACGATTAAAACACTTGCTCTATTCCGAACACTCCGGCGGCGCCGTCGCTTCGTAAAATCGCATGTGTTTTAAAGACCTCAATATCCACTTATACTTTAACATACTATATTTTATTTCAGGTGTGCTATGTTGATATCAGAACGGCAGCAATgagattaaaaaatatttaatagttaataattttaaataaatgttactgataatattttgttttataaacaaataGTTCTTCTTTACATATTAATTAAGTACTAACACCTTAAATCAATGGCGTAAACACTAACTAACCGCCTGACAGACGGGTTTAAcattttagtgaatattttttgttttttatataccttgatgcaaaaaaatattgcaatGACTTACTGAAAGTATTAGTTATCCAAAAAATACAGTAATTAATATAGTTTATccgtatttattaaaataaaaaatattataacaagaATGGATCGGTTTTTTGTGGACATTTTTACGCCtgaaaaaaaatgtgataaaaattaaacaaattaaactatattgataaaaatttattatCGGGTTAAGTAAAGAGTAAGaaacattaaaacaataatatttttaaaaaatgttcacacaaaaaaaaaactgacaGTCACTAAAGTTGGTAGAGTGTAGCGCACTCCAAACAAATTTTTTTCGCACATTCCAAACAAATTGGTTTCTGACAATGAAAGCAGACATAAGctgttcttcttttctttttataatgATAGTAAGAACAGTCCTtccttttttctaatttttccacTCTTACTTCTGGACGCTGTTGAGGTTCATCTATATTCAGTATCTCGCATATGCACAACTTTAGTGTTCTAGGTAAAGAGGAACTTTCTAGTCTTCTGTGTAGCTGAGGTTGGATAAGTTGAAATGccagtttttcaataaaattgggCCTTTCTAAAtgagtattatttttaaaagattcatAAAGAATATAAGCATTTACTGTACTTATATCAAACATTCTGAAAAATATAGCCATAGGCCAACGGCGAGTTCGACGACTGCTTGTAAATTTGGCACATTTTTCATCCATTGAATCGACACCACCCTTTGTTGAATTATAATCCACTATTATGTGTGGTTTTTTAGTATCTGTATCCTCAGTGGCTGCGTGATGAGATGATGATACCAAAATTACGGCTTTATTTTTATGTGTTGTGTGTGAAAGTAAAGTAAGTGTTTTGTAAATCCGTAAATTGCCGTTCCCACTTCTCGTCGTCTGGTGGGTAAGAAGATAGGAGGAATTTCTTTACGATTCTTACGGAGAGTTCCAATGCAAGTTAGACCTTTACTTCTCAATACCTCTACCAGTTCTATAgatgtaaaccagttgtcaaagGTTATAGATCTGTTGGTCCCATAGAGAGGAGTAGTTAAGCGCATAACAGCCTGTGTCGGCTTACTGTATCTTTTCTGTTCCTCTGTAAGTCCAATACCGTCAGAATTTTTTCCCGTATATATATAAGCATTGAATAAATAGCTAGTTCGAGCATCAGTACAACACATAATTTTTATACCATACTTTAATGGCTTACTCGGTATGTACATTTTGAAGCGACATCGACCTCTGGAATCCCACTAGCATCTCATCAATACAGGCTGAAGTTCCCACAGTGTAGCATGCCTGACTgttgttaataaattcactaaaaattTCTGAAATCGGTTCTGCTGGATCCAACACTATTCTCTCATTTCTGTCTTCGGGATTGTCAAATCGCAAACATGACAAAAGGAATGCACATCTCTCTTTTGACATAATGCATCTCATTATTTCTCTACCAGTTCCATTAGTAGCAAAAATAGTATCTAGGTTTTCATTGTTTGATTTAAATAAGCATGTAAATGCTAAAAATCCCAAAAATGCGTGAAGTTCTGTTATGTCAAGGTCTTTGAGAGAAGGTGAATTTTGATTTCTGTACTTGGCTCTTTCTTTGCCGATTTTCACATTCGTCCATCTAAGAATTATGTTGCAAATATTATCACTGAATAATAACTTCCAAACCTGCAAAGGGTCTGCACTATCTCCAATTTTAGCTGCAGGGCGTAATCCAGGTAACTGTAAAACTATATTCTGCTGTGGACGCCGGCCTCTATTTGAAGTGGGAGGATTTTTTGACCATTTGTATCTATTTCTACCATAGAAATAATTCCCTGTCTCCTCTGGATCGTCTTCTTCACTGCTTTGGTCAACATTATCTTCTCTACAAGCCTGTTCTACCTCATTTTCAACTTTAGGTAATGGTATACTATGCGGTCTGCCGTCGCGTTTCTACTATAGCTTACGGTCTACCCAGGGATGCGGTGTATACGCTGTATTCgataaaaaaatctttacaaaGTGAACAAAACGCATAAATCATAAgaatttctattttaattttacatatcaATACTTTCAATAAATAATTCTTCAACATTATccgttttattcactttgtaaagattgttttttttttggtattgtaTACATGTGTTGCTAATCACCATATTCTTTTCTCAGAAGGGTTTGCAAACAATAATGAAAGGCACCATTGTAGACGAACTGTTTATTGCTAAGTAcaataaacatttatactactattatttaggaatataaaataaactacgcaaatttattttctttactaatATGCAAATAACACTCTAATATTTTCCCAGGGTATGCACAAATATGAACCCCTCTTTTCAAATAACATGGCAAGGTAGATTTACTTTCATTTCATTTTACATTGATTTTGCcccaaaataaatgtaaaatagtTGTTActtgtgaataattaatttttccaCAAGATTTTTCTTGCATATCATTATTTTGTGCATCAGGTAGATCGCACCCTCTAGGTAGACCACATACTAGAGTAACACCGAACTTTAGTACAATACATACATAATAGTTCCAAGAGATTTGACTTACCCTCTATTTCCGATTCCGTTTCGTGATCGCTGTCAATAGCAACATTTCCATCACAAATTGATTCAACTTCGCTTATGTCGTCATCTACGTCATCAAGCCATTTCAAAAGCGTTTCCTCATAGTTTTTATCCCCATATTTGATATGGTTTGCTATAAGGTTGATGTTGGGGACAGACGAAACAGCTAATAATGAAAGAAATTTGTTAAATTAGTTAAGTTTGGAAATTAAACCTTAGATCATATATTATGGTggcaagatatatatatatatatatatatatatatatatatatatatatatatatatatatatatctcttgCCACCATAATATATGATGATCTAAGGTTTAATTTCCAAACTTAACTAATTTAACAAATAATTTCTTTCATTATTAGCTGTTTCGTTTGTCGACAACATCAACCTTTTTGCGTCTGTGCATGACACTCCTCCACTCTCCAATATCTTCCTGACTACTTTATTCCATATCTATATTGCTCTTTCCCTTTTTTAGTTAGTCAATATCTTTGCTTCCCACACTCTTGTCACTATTACGGTATCCTCCATCCGGTGTAAATGAACCCACCCACACCAGCTGCCTCTCTTCTATAAATTCCAATGTGGATTGAGATTTCAATTTATTCCTTATATCTCTGTTCCTTATTCTATCTATTTTGGTAACATCTTTAACTCTTCTTAGAAGAAACTTCATCTATATAGCTTGTATATTGCTCCTTTGCCGTTCCGTTAGCACCTATGATTCGCTGCCAAAAGGCAGGACAGGTCTCTAAACTGTACTAATAgagtttatttttgtattctgtgatatttcttttttgcatataaactttttgtttattgtatGATACAGGTGGGGCATTTTCTCTACTCTGCTATTGATTTCTGCTTCTAGAGATCCTGTTTCTTCTATTATTACCTCTAAgaatgtaaaagttttaacttgttctatttttcttcctttaatttctaCATTAagttctttttttgtttcttctttctGCATAactgtttttaatatgttttttcattCCGTTTTCAATAAGTACTTCTATCCATATTTCCAAATTATTCTGAAATTCTTTTTTGATTTTAGCTATAAGCACCAAATCATCAGCAAATACTCCTTCCGAGATTAGTGTTGGACTAAGTTCTCCTCCCTGTCTTAAGCCTCCATTTATTGTAAATGTTTCTGATTATTTGTATGATATATTTATATGATTATTTTTAGTAACTTGTTGCTACGACTGCTacttacattttatttattttaaataacattttaatattGCATTTTTGCTTGTTCATATTTTGTTACAACCCAGTTTTTATGTTACAGGAACTCGtgaaaatatcatgcaaggataACATTATTTTTAGTGGAATATCTGCAGAAGTCATATTGTCCTTGCTTGCAAATGGAGCTAGAGGAACTACAAGAAAACAATTGTTAAAAGGCTTAAACTTACcccaaaacataaaaaatataaataaagcatACACCAAAATAACATCTGGcctaaatataaataaagatgCGTATAATTTGAAATTagcaaacaaaatttatttagctCCAAACTTTTCAATCAGGAGTGAATTTAACGATGTTGCTGTTAATAATTATGACGCCGAAGTAGAGAACCTAGACTTTTCCAAGTCAGTAAAGGCCGCTAACTTGATGAATAGCTGGGTCGAAGAAAAAACTAACTACACAATTAAAAATCTCATTGGTCCGCAACAATTGAATGGTCTTACAAAGTTAGTATTAATCAACGCTTTATACTTCTCGGGACAATGGGAAAATCCTTTCTCTGCAAGAAAAACCACTGATAAAATATTCCACAGCTCATCTACTGAATCCAAAAAAATACCCACAATGTATACCGAAGCATATGCCAAATATGCATATAATGAACAACTTAAAGCCAAATTTTTGGAACTTGGATTTATCAACGGAAATATTAGTATGACATTTGTTTTACCCGACGAAATCGATGGACTGGTAGCTGCAGAAAAAAACTTAGGACTATACTTGGCTTCCCAAGAACTGAAATATGCTAGGGTTGCCATCACCCTACCCAAATTCAAAATCGAGACCGAAATTGATTTTAAACCCATATTGCAGTCGGTATGTAGagaatatttctttttttatatatatttttaacttttatctGTAATCGTCAATTTAATAATTTTGGCTATAATCTTACATCAATTTTAATTAGTTATGCTTAAGGAGAActgagtaattttaataataaataaaacaaaaattttaagtgATAAAATTTTATGGAGCTTTTACAAAGGCAATTAAAAGGCAAAAATAATAAGGATACAAGAAAAAAATCTCTTTAAATCAGCACATCTTAGGATATGCGTAGTAATAATAAATCTTAATCCTGTGGCTAATAGACTATGTTTAAAGCCATCCCTTTCctttacacacacatacacgcacacacaataATAAATATTCACACTCATTATATCCTAATCTTTGCGCGTACCACATTGACGAAGTTCGTGTTTCGTCACTTTTCGACTGCATTTTTTCGTCGGATTGGTGATCGCTGCTAAATTCTCTTTTCGTATTTTATTTTGACTACTAGTCTATCCATATTATCGGCATACATGATATACATCCGaagaatgttatttttaacccTGCAGTGGCGCCAAGCTTCGTACTAGACGGTATAAAAAGAGTGGGGTATTAACTATGAACTTCGTGCTCTTGGTACcttactatagtttatttttatgaacgagagagtaattagcataattttaactggtagctccgaccactccatgggcgtgctcaagattaattgaaaaattactttgaataattgtaaaaaataaatgaattatttcagtgttataaagtgttatgtgtatgtaaacaaaagtgacctcttttatcacacactatattagaactgactggcctacattaaaaagggttttaaaaaattcacattttttttaatttttaaaaattacaaaagagaaaaagagtttttaaaaccgtctaaggtatgtctatgttaaatagatgaataaaaatattaatataaaacttacagctacttgttacaaatccaaatcagattcagaagatgaactttcagaaccaagatttataataactggctcgatcattttatcagtaatattatccagcttccacattttttcctcttctttaatagtgtgatttactgccttttcccagttttcaggttttacattatttacggcctccaaaaacaactgtttaacatcatgaattttaaaagtggtattttttcttgaaacttcactctttatctgtgcccataccagttcaatcgggtttaattcacaatgatatggtggggatctaagtactgtcattccacgatttttggcaatttcatcaatttcgtattttttaaatttttctttaggaagggcacacaacgaataaagttcctttcttatagatccgggatggtacgtaatattttttgaactcagccaattctgcaagtctttttttaaccacttggttgtgggcagtccttctataagtctggagtgataacttgcattatccattactattacacagttcttaggaagaagatatatcatttgttcgaaccattcttgaaagacatcagcgttcatgtcttcatggtagtcaccggtacgagttgattcaaaagttaataaaccatcttcaacaaaaccgtctgaactgccaatgtgtactattatcagcctgcgtccctttcctgatggtgggtttaaaccagtagataagttatttacaaaagcgtgcctttgacttgtaacagtttcatcctgccaaaatttatttggtgtatgaccctcgttgatccatgtttcatcaagataaaatatttttcttttttggtttctcatttcctttatggttcttagaaaatgtcttctccatatgacaatatcgcttctttctaataaaatagactttctgggattctttttccagcggaagcctatttcttttaaaagattccataacgtacttcgactcatttctgggtaatccttatcatctcgaactgagacaagaactttatccaatgttggaaattcttgtctaaagaagaattcatgcactttccgtcgaagtccttctttaaaatgatattctatttgaaattttggtttccctagagcattacgtggcatttgaaaactaccacatttctcttctttaataactctgtaaatcgtagatttcccaacaccaagtgtactgctaactaactctacggtctcatcaacactttcacataaacgtttgtctgtaaatgatttaaaa includes:
- the LOC140434823 gene encoding antichymotrypsin-2-like, producing the protein MRYAIVFLLLVSIFGCYAVNLKSIVQGNDKFTVNTYKELVKISCKDNIIFSGISAEVILSLLANGARGTTRKQLLKGLNLPQNIKNINKAYTKITSGLNINKDAYNLKLANKIYLAPNFSIRSEFNDVAVNNYDAEVENLDFSKSVKAANLMNSWVEEKTNYTIKNLIGPQQLNGLTKLVLINALYFSGQWENPFSARKTTDKIFHSSSTESKKIPTMYTEAYAKYAYNEQLKAKFLELGFINGNISMTFVLPDEIDGLVAAEKNLGLYLASQELKYARVAITLPKFKIETEIDFKPILQSLGVRNIFEGADLTGISKEGDLKVSFVLQKAFINVNEDGVEAAAATAAALVQKSVPPSPQFTFDADHPFYFYIRDMNTGITLFSGRFVN